Genomic DNA from Gimesia aquarii:
GTGAATCCATCCCGACGTACGGTTGGAGTGCGTGTGGAATTTCGGAACGACGATGGTCAATTGCGGCCAGGAGATTATGCCAAAGCAGAAATCACGGTGCCTATCGGCCCCCAGGGAAAAGTGTATGATGCCGAATTAGCAGGGAAATGGATTAGCCCGATGCATCCGCAGGTCATTCGAGACAAACCGGGGGACTGCCCGATTTGCGGTATGAAACTTGTCCCCACTTCGCGCTATGGATATACCGATAAACCCGTTTCACAACCGGAGGCTTTGACGGTTCCCCGTTCCGCTGTCTTGTTAGCGGGCGACCACAGTGTTGTCTATGTGGAAACGAAACCGGGACGCTTCGAATTACGAAATGTAACGCTGGGACCCCTGTTAGGAAATCGGGCTGTGATTCTTTCGGGAGTCAAAAAAGGGGAGAAAGTCGCGACATCCGGAAACTTCCTGATCGATTCGCAGATGCAGTTATCCGGTAAACCCAGTTTGATTGATCCCACGCGGTATGTTCCTGAAGAAAAAGCAAAAAAGAAAAGCGGACCACTCAAATTTGACTCGATCAACATTCAAATCATTCCGGGGCAGGTTGGCGAACAACTCGAAAAAATGTATCGCGTCTATTTTGCTATCCAAAAGTCACTTGCTGGAGATAAAAAAATCACTGAAGAACAAGCTAGTGCGCTCATTGGTTTGTCTAAGCAGTTAGCCAATGATTCCAGATTCAGCAGCCCGGTCCGGGTTGAATTAAAGCAGATTCAGACAAAATCAGAACATCTGCATCATCTCTCAATAGAAGAGGCGCGGAAGAACTTCAAGTCGATCAGTCATGCGATTGTAAAACTGGCAACCCAAATACGCGGCAGTAATACAAAACAATCTTTCAACCATTTCTTTTGTCCCATGGTTCCTGAGGGCGGAGGAGACTGGCTTCAGTTAGATGAAAAATTGATCAATCCTTATTTCGGCAGTCAGATGCTTCACTGTGGAGAGCTGGTACGTGCTTTCAAACCTGACACTTCAAAAGCAGGCCAGACAAAAAAAAGTGATCCAGAGCCGAATCAAAAATCACCTTCAAGGCCCCAAGGAGAATAACCATGCTGCGTGCCTTGGTTGCATTTAGTATCCGCGAACCACTGATCATGTTTTGTGTGACCGCTGTGCTCATCGGTTTCGGATGGTATAGCATACGCGAGGTCCCCATCGATGCCATTCCCAACATTGGTGAAAACCAGGTCATTATCTTCACAGCCTGGCCGGGCCGGTCGCCTAAAGATGTGGAAGATCAGGTGACTTATCCACTCTCGGTTTCAATGTTGGCGGTTCCCGATGCGGAGTCAGTCCGTGGAAAAAGCTTATTCGGTTACAGTTTTGTTCAGATCACGTTCAAGGATAGTACCGATTTCTATTGGGCACGATCTCGTGTTGCCGAACAGTTGGGAACAGCAGCAGCCATGCTTCCCGATGGAGTCGTTCCCACATTGGGACCGGATGCCACCGGATTGGGACAGGTGCTCTATTACGTATTAGAGCCGCCAAAGAATATGAATCTGGCAGAATTACGCAGCCTGCAGGACTTCGTAGTGAAATATGAACTCCAGGCCGTACCCGGTGTCAGCGAAGTTGCCAGTGTGGGTGGTTACGTACGGCAATATCAGGTTGAAATTGATCCGGACAAGCTTCGTTTCTATGACATTCCTCTCGATCAGGTCATCAAAGCCGTGCGTCAGTCCAACATTGACGTGGGAGCCAAGACAGTGGAATCGGGGGGGATGGAATTCATTATTCGAGGTCGGGGGTTCATCGGGGCGGGGCAAGATACTTCAGAAGCGATTAAAGAGATTGAGCAAACGGTCATCCGTTCCAAACAAGGTGTCCCCATCCGAATTCGAGATCTTGGCTATGTTCAACTGGGGCCTGAGTTTCGCCGGGGCGCGATCGATCTCAATGGAACGGAAGCCGTAGGTGGCGTGGTTGTCATGCGATTTGGTGAGAATCCTCGAACGGTCATTGATCGAGTCAAAGCAAAAATCACACAAATTGAACCGAGCTTGAAAGGGGTAAAATTTAAGTTGATTTATGATCGTACTGGTTTGATTAACGAGACGATTGCGACTTTGACCACCGCACTCACTGAAGAAGTTATCATCACAGCGATTGTGATTCTGTTGTTTCTGCTGCATCTACGAGCCAGTATCGTGGTGGCAATCACACTTCCCATCGCAGTTTTGATGGCATTTATTGCCATGAATGTGTTTGGTGTTGATGCCAACATCATGTCACTGGCAGGAATCGCGATCGCCATCGGGACCATGGTTGATATGGGAATTGTAGTTTCCGAATCTATTTATGATCATCTTGCAGAATGGGAGGTAAAAGAGAGACCGGGAGGGAGTGAAAAGCGACTGGCGGTTATTTATGAAGCTACCGTCGAAGTGGCACCTGCTGTCGTCACTGCTGTGATGACAACTATTGTCAGTTTTTTGCCTGTGTTTATGCTAACGGGAAGAGACTACAAACTGTTCGCTCCTTTGGCCTGGACGAAGACCTTTTCTATCGCTGCCGCGTTAATCGTGGCGATCACGCTCGTACCACTGCTGAGTCGCATGTTTCTCTCCTCCAATCAGATCGCTCGGCGATACAAATTCATCTTTGCAATTGGATTCAGTCTGGTTTGTGGTTATTTGGCTTGGATCGCAGGCACAGCTTTTAGCGATCAATTAATGATTAACCTTCCGTTATTAATCATTTTATGCATGGGTATTGGTGGGTTTGCCTGTTATTGGATGTTGAGTGAACGCCTTCGTCCTATTGACCAAAATCCGATTGGGAAAACGATTCACTATTTGTATGAGCCGACACTCCGCTTTTTTCTGGCCCACAAAATGTTTTTCTTTTCACTTCCCACGATGATGGTCTTACTTGGTTTGGGGTCATGGATTGGATTACCGACAGTTATGAAACCGTTTGAGAAGTTTTCAAACGCGTTAGGCTTGGATCTCAATGAACTCCCCGGGTATGTGGAAGCCAAACATGTGTTTCCTGGTCTGAAATCGAATGACTGGATTGCCCTTGATGAAGGGAGTTGGTTTTATATGCCCACGCTCTATCCTGCCGCCAGTCTTTCTCAAGCGATGGAAGTCCTGCAAACTCAGGATGCGATGATCAGTGAAATTCCCGAAGTCGAAAATGTTTTGGGAAAAATTGGACGGATCGAATCAGCGCTTGACCCTGCCCCCGCAGCCATGATTGAAACCTACGTTATGCTCAAACCAACCGATCAATGGCGCGAGGGAGTGACGTCCAAAGATATTTGGGACCAGATCAATGCAGTGGCGACTCTCCCGGGAGTGACTCCCGCATCGCCACTGCAACCTATTGAAGGGCGTGTTGTAATGTTACAAAGCGGCATCAAGGCGCCTATGGCGATTCGTATTTTTGGCGACAGTCTCGATGGTCTGGCCAAGTCTTCGATTGCCATAGCCGATCTGCTAAAGCAGATACCGCAGGTGAATGCAGCCACAGTGAATCCTGATATTGTGTTAGGGAAACCGTATGTGGAATTCGATGTGGATAGAGAAACCGCAGCTCGCTATGGCATGTCAACTTCAATGATCAACGAGATTATAGAAACCGCGTTGGGTGGTGCAAACGTTACAACGACTGTGGAAGGACGAGAACGCTATCCCATCCGGGTGCGTTACGAACGGAATCTTCGCGAGCAGATCGATGAGCTGAACCGATTACCCGTGGTGACACAATCAGGCGAGATCATTCCTCTCTCGATGTTAGCGAAAATGAAAACCACTTGGGGACCGGGTGTCATCAGTAGTGAAGACGCCCGGCTGGTAGCCCATGTCTCATTTTCTGGGTCAGGGATGGAAGGAGCACTGGAAACAGTAAAGGCCGTCGAGTCGAGCCTGCGTACCGCCCAGCAAGATGGCTCGCTGAACTTGCCAACCGGTTATGCTTTGAAGGCGGTAGGATCTTTTCAGAATCAGATCGAAGCGAACAATCGCTTGTTGTGGGTTGTGCCCCTGGTCATCATTACAAATCTTTTCATCATTTATCTTCAGTTCCGAAATTTTCCCATTACTCTGGCTGTGTTTTCTGGAATTCCTGTTGCCTTTGCAGGGGGGATGATCTTTCTGGGGTTCAACGAAATTCAGATTAATACCGCCGTCTGGGTGGGCTTTATCGCCTTGTTTGGAATTGCAGTGGATGATGGCGTGGTGATGGCAACCTATCTCGATCAAATATTTACCCGCAAAAAGTTATCGACTACCAAGGATATTCGTGATGCGGCTGTGGAAGCAGGGTTGAAACGGATTCGTCCCTGTTTGATGACAACATTCACCACCATCATTGCACTGCTTCCCGTGATCTTTTCCACGGGACGCGGATCGGATGTCGCGAAAGCGATGGCATGGCCCGTGATCGGTGGTATGACTGTCGCCCTACTGACGTTATTCATTGTTCCCGTAGTATTTGTATCATTCAAGGAGCTGAAAATGAACCTCGGTATGGATGATCCCCATTGGGCAGGGACCGAAGAAGAGAATGAAGCTTAGTTTGAGAAAACAGCACAGAGAGCTTCTAGATTGAGTTCAGTAGACAGTGCGTCTGGCTCAGTTGGTTAGAGTGCCACGTTGACATCGTGGAGGTCACTGGTTCGAATCCAGTATCGTCCATTTTTCAAGTTAATTCGATAAACCGCAAGTCGCTATTATACAGTGGTTTGCGGTTTTTTATATCATGGTCAACAAGATTGGCCTGCCTTTCGTAATGACCAGCGTGTGCTCAAACTGGGCCGAGAGACTGTTTTTTCCACCTGCCAGTGTCCATCCGTCGTCGGTCTCTGTGACAAACCTGTTTGTCGTTGATAAGAATGGTTCAATGGTGATAACCAGTCCTGCATGTAACCTTCGTTTCTCTCCTGGTTCATAGTAACCTGGAATTGTGTCAGGTGGTTCGTGCAATCCAAGTCCGATACCGTGGCTGCATAAATTTTTGATAATTTGAAAGCCGCTCTGTTTTGCAACCTTCTCAATCGACCTTCCGATGCTATTGAGCGGTCGACCTGCTCTCGCGACGTGGCAGGCTTCGTTCAGGGCAAGTTTCGTTGAGTTGATCAGTTTGTTTTTGATCGCGTTGTCCGGAGGAACAACCAGGGTTCCACCGGTATCTGCGAAGTATCCATTCTTTTCAGCAGACACATCAATATTCACAACATCGCCGGGCTGGATCACTCTGTTTCCGGGAATTCCATGCGCGACCTCTTCATTGATACTGATGCAGGTATAGCCGGGAAAATTGTATGTCACTTTCGGAGCGGAATGGGCATCATAGCGTTCAAACATCTCTTTGCCGATGAGATCCAGCTCTCCCGTGGTCATGCCAGGTTCTGTGCGACTCATCATTTCTTTCAGCGTCGTTGCTACGATTCTGCCAATATGTCTTAATTCTCTGAGCTCCTGCTCCGTTTCGATCGTCATTTAAAACTCCTTTCAACAGATTTGTGATGCAACTGCGAACTGTCATTTTTATATAAAGCCGCAGATGCTTTATTCGAGTCATCAATGTTTTGTTTGGCCGCAGTTGGATAACACTTCCAGTCATTGGAATGTAATGATAATTCAAATATGGATTACTTCTATGGGGCTGGCGTAGAGAGGAATTGGAAATAGTGCTAGTAGACCTTTTACTCCGCATAAGACCGCAGTAGTCCACATTCAGAGCATCTGTAAGAGATCACTTTGCGAGTTTCGGTCGCTTCAATTTTGAGATAACTATTCTTAAGTTTCATCCCAAAGAATGTCTGTTTTTCTGGATCGCCCGGATGCCACAGCGGCTGGACTGCGCCATAGTGAGTGTGCTCAGGAATGAATCCTTTTTCCATTGGTTTTTCACAATCAGGGCATTGTGGAGTTTCAATCATTCAAATACACCTTCTCTCCATGCAATTCAGAACTCAATGTCTCTGATTTCCTTTCTATCCCCATGATTCTACCATCCAGTTTTCAGATTTGCCACTTTAGACTTGATTTGTACACTTTTAAGTTTGTACGTTGGATTTGATTAATTCACCGCAAAAGGCAGGCATGTTTTTAGGGGAGAATTGTGATGATCAATGACTCAACTTGCAGAAATCGCACTGTCTTTATCACGCTTTTCGCAATCTGTTTTGCAGCTTCCTGTTCGCCTTCCGTTGAACAGGAATTGAAGCCGATGCCTACAGTCTCCACGAAATCAGAAAAGGAAGAAGCCGAGCTGACACGCGAACAACTTGATGCACTTGAAAGGGAAGTTGATCAAACCGTTGCTGAAATTGTCGAAGTGAATCCTGAACGTGATGAAAAACGAATTAAGGAATGCAAAAAACGGTTACGGGACAAAGTAACGCTGGCCAAGAAATTATTCAACAGCAAGGGAAGCAAACACTACCGTGATACAAAATGGCTTAACGACACACTGACGTCAGCACGAAACGAATACGATGCGTGTATTGCTGCTGCGGGCTGATATGATGTACTTTAGAGTTAATTTATTCTATTTTATAAATAATCTGGAAGGTTGAATCAAACAGGCTGAAACACCATGAAGACCGTTTACCGCACACCACTTTTCTTGTTTGCTCTCTTTCATGGTCTATTGTAAATTTACCGAACCAAAAAATGTTTTTGCAAGCAGTAATGAGCAGATTGTAGTTAATGGGAACTTCTACCAGACCGATCGATTTTCGATTGAAATTACTGATTTCAAAACTGATAAAGTTAAGAATTCTTCAGTAGAAACTACATTTCAAGTTTTCTTAAAAATTCATAATTTGCAGGAGCAGAAAAGATTATGGTATCACTCTTTTGCTCCTGGCTGGTCTGATGTCGGTTCGACCGATTTCTTTTCCTATATCAGAGATGAGCATGGCAACACTTCCACTATTATTCCGATTCGCTTTGGTTTCGATGGCAGGACACTCAACAGAGAAATGCTTCCCTTAGAACCGACTACTGATGTATTACTCTTCGGCGATTGGACTCCAAAATCGAAGAATCTCAAAATGACCCTCGCTGGCAATCAGATGACGGACTACAAAGATCTGATTTTTAATCTTGAATTGCCATAAGTATTTCCCACCCCCATAAAAACCCGTTACTGTACAGTAGATCTCTGTAAAAATTATGCTACTATGCCCGCATGGGCACTAGTTTGATCGGTCATATTGACTCGGACTGCTTTTATGTAAGCTGCGAGAGAATAAGAAGTTACGGATTGCGAGGAGTTCCCTGCGGCGTGCTTGGCAATCAGGGTGCGTGTGTGATTGCCAAGAGTTATGAGCTCAAAGCGTACGGCGTGAAGGTCGGTCAGCCGATCTGGCAAGCCAAAAAACTTTGCCCGCATGCCGTCTATGTAAAGCGTGATTTTCGTTGGTATGAAACGATCTCGCGACAGTTGTTGAACCTTCTCAAAACGCTCAGTCCCTCAGTTGAATATTACAGCGTTGATGAAATGTTTTTCGATGCTTCCGAGCTCGAACGCTATTTTGATCTCCCTCTTTTCGATGCGGCTCAGATGCTGCAAACACTGGTCCAGGACGAAATCGGCATACCGGTTTCCATTGGTATCGCGCCGTCCCGTACGATTGCCAAGCTAGGTAGCGATTCCGCAAAGCCGTTTGGTGTGCGTGTGCTTGATAGTGATTGCGAAGTCTTTTTGCATAGTCAATCGGTTGGGGAATTGTGTGGCATCGGTAGCAAAAGTGAACGCAAACTGAAAGAGCACAATATTCGTACCTGCTGGGACTACCGCAAGGCAGATCGGCTCATGATCCGCGACTTGCTCACGATCAAAGGGGAAGCCCTGTGGTGGGAACTGCGGGGAGAAGCCGTTAATCCGATCCAGACACAACGACCACCTCACAAAGCCATTGCCCGCGGCGGTTCGTGTGGCGGGAAGACCAAAGATCAAGATCGGATTCGTGCCTGGGCGGTGCGAAACATCGAACGACTGATCGAAGCGCTCGACCATCATCAGGTCTATGCCGGTCAGATCAGTTTACAAATTGATGCCAACAAGACGGCCCTTTGGCTGGGGCGTACTCCTCTGGCAGCACCCTCTGCCTCGTTCAGAACATTTTATGATGCCGTCATGCCGATGTTGGAAGCCGCCCCGCGAACTCACCCCATCAGCCACATGCATATTATCGCGGAAGAGTTGACCTGGCGCGACAAGGTACAAAAGTCATTGTTTTTTGAAGAACCACAAAGTCCACTCGATAAACTGAAACGGGAGATTAATCAAAAGCTCGGCAGGTTTGCGGTGCGGAGTGCGGAGACTCTGCCACTGCAGGAAATTTATCACGATGCAACCCATAATTATGATATTTGTGATATATCAGGAAAGATGTGTTTTTAAAAAATGTGTACCGGAATTACGGTTGGCAGGCACGCTGTACCGGAAAAGCTCATTAAAAAGTACAATTTGGAAGAACGATTGATTCAACGCTCAGAGCAGGCAGAAAAAGAAATTCTGTTTATGCAACGGCATCGGTTTCCTTTGCTCCCCGTTTTCTATCAGGGTGAGGTTCATATCATGTCGTGGGGCAATCGCGACCGAGAGAAAAATGTTCCGGTTGCCTGGTGGGGTGAACTGTCAACACTTCAATCTGGAGCATGGTCGCACTTCTCACCCGAGCCGGCAGAGATCCTCGGCAGCTTTGGCCTGGAGCGCGGCGTCTGGTTTCAAATTCCGCAAGGCATCAAAGGCATCGTCATCCACGACCAGCGGCAACGTCCTTACATCTATATGCTGCTGCAACCAGCCTCGCACTATTACGAGGTCATGACCGGCTACCAGCGTGAGCCGGTGTTTATTGGTGAGCAGATTTAGGAACGAGAACCAGTTTTATTCAACACCACCTTTACCACGTAACGTGTCAGGCCCCGATACTTTTCCCTGTTGTGCATCGACAATTTTAGGTTTATTAGGCTCTCGGTAACCTTTCGTTTGAGAAACTTCAAACTCCCGCATCAAGGAAAAACCAAACAGCAAATTTCCAACAAGGATTAAAAGGATTCCAGGCGAAGTAGATACCAGTTTTAACTTGGTGGGACCGACCGTCGCATCAATATCGTAAT
This window encodes:
- the map gene encoding type I methionyl aminopeptidase, with amino-acid sequence MTIETEQELRELRHIGRIVATTLKEMMSRTEPGMTTGELDLIGKEMFERYDAHSAPKVTYNFPGYTCISINEEVAHGIPGNRVIQPGDVVNIDVSAEKNGYFADTGGTLVVPPDNAIKNKLINSTKLALNEACHVARAGRPLNSIGRSIEKVAKQSGFQIIKNLCSHGIGLGLHEPPDTIPGYYEPGEKRRLHAGLVITIEPFLSTTNRFVTETDDGWTLAGGKNSLSAQFEHTLVITKGRPILLTMI
- a CDS encoding PF20097 family protein; this encodes MIETPQCPDCEKPMEKGFIPEHTHYGAVQPLWHPGDPEKQTFFGMKLKNSYLKIEATETRKVISYRCSECGLLRSYAE
- a CDS encoding efflux RND transporter permease subunit, whose amino-acid sequence is MLRALVAFSIREPLIMFCVTAVLIGFGWYSIREVPIDAIPNIGENQVIIFTAWPGRSPKDVEDQVTYPLSVSMLAVPDAESVRGKSLFGYSFVQITFKDSTDFYWARSRVAEQLGTAAAMLPDGVVPTLGPDATGLGQVLYYVLEPPKNMNLAELRSLQDFVVKYELQAVPGVSEVASVGGYVRQYQVEIDPDKLRFYDIPLDQVIKAVRQSNIDVGAKTVESGGMEFIIRGRGFIGAGQDTSEAIKEIEQTVIRSKQGVPIRIRDLGYVQLGPEFRRGAIDLNGTEAVGGVVVMRFGENPRTVIDRVKAKITQIEPSLKGVKFKLIYDRTGLINETIATLTTALTEEVIITAIVILLFLLHLRASIVVAITLPIAVLMAFIAMNVFGVDANIMSLAGIAIAIGTMVDMGIVVSESIYDHLAEWEVKERPGGSEKRLAVIYEATVEVAPAVVTAVMTTIVSFLPVFMLTGRDYKLFAPLAWTKTFSIAAALIVAITLVPLLSRMFLSSNQIARRYKFIFAIGFSLVCGYLAWIAGTAFSDQLMINLPLLIILCMGIGGFACYWMLSERLRPIDQNPIGKTIHYLYEPTLRFFLAHKMFFFSLPTMMVLLGLGSWIGLPTVMKPFEKFSNALGLDLNELPGYVEAKHVFPGLKSNDWIALDEGSWFYMPTLYPAASLSQAMEVLQTQDAMISEIPEVENVLGKIGRIESALDPAPAAMIETYVMLKPTDQWREGVTSKDIWDQINAVATLPGVTPASPLQPIEGRVVMLQSGIKAPMAIRIFGDSLDGLAKSSIAIADLLKQIPQVNAATVNPDIVLGKPYVEFDVDRETAARYGMSTSMINEIIETALGGANVTTTVEGRERYPIRVRYERNLREQIDELNRLPVVTQSGEIIPLSMLAKMKTTWGPGVISSEDARLVAHVSFSGSGMEGALETVKAVESSLRTAQQDGSLNLPTGYALKAVGSFQNQIEANNRLLWVVPLVIITNLFIIYLQFRNFPITLAVFSGIPVAFAGGMIFLGFNEIQINTAVWVGFIALFGIAVDDGVVMATYLDQIFTRKKLSTTKDIRDAAVEAGLKRIRPCLMTTFTTIIALLPVIFSTGRGSDVAKAMAWPVIGGMTVALLTLFIVPVVFVSFKELKMNLGMDDPHWAGTEEENEA
- a CDS encoding efflux RND transporter periplasmic adaptor subunit; its protein translation is MTSSSKNEPVTDVSNTTPHPDAKSFRWWVIKLFPVGLFLCAGLILIILLGLAQRVGWIQAGGTSVAATSQDGKKQIFTCPMHPQIRQPKPGRCPICGMELVPTSKSGGNIDQMAITIEPFQRRLANIQTAEVKSEPVSTTIETIGMIQIDESRQATIAAYIDGRIERLFADYTGVEVEKGDHLAVVYSPELFSAQIELLEARNALKNMTSAALASVRQVQEKLVTNSRQKLVELGMTETQINQLLSTGKAQSRLTIYAPIGGTVTEKLAEEGKYITAGEPIYRIANLSTVWLMMELYPEDASQIRFGQIVEAELQSLPGKKLKGRVVFIDPTVNPSRRTVGVRVEFRNDDGQLRPGDYAKAEITVPIGPQGKVYDAELAGKWISPMHPQVIRDKPGDCPICGMKLVPTSRYGYTDKPVSQPEALTVPRSAVLLAGDHSVVYVETKPGRFELRNVTLGPLLGNRAVILSGVKKGEKVATSGNFLIDSQMQLSGKPSLIDPTRYVPEEKAKKKSGPLKFDSINIQIIPGQVGEQLEKMYRVYFAIQKSLAGDKKITEEQASALIGLSKQLANDSRFSSPVRVELKQIQTKSEHLHHLSIEEARKNFKSISHAIVKLATQIRGSNTKQSFNHFFCPMVPEGGGDWLQLDEKLINPYFGSQMLHCGELVRAFKPDTSKAGQTKKSDPEPNQKSPSRPQGE
- a CDS encoding DNA polymerase Y family protein, which produces MGTSLIGHIDSDCFYVSCERIRSYGLRGVPCGVLGNQGACVIAKSYELKAYGVKVGQPIWQAKKLCPHAVYVKRDFRWYETISRQLLNLLKTLSPSVEYYSVDEMFFDASELERYFDLPLFDAAQMLQTLVQDEIGIPVSIGIAPSRTIAKLGSDSAKPFGVRVLDSDCEVFLHSQSVGELCGIGSKSERKLKEHNIRTCWDYRKADRLMIRDLLTIKGEALWWELRGEAVNPIQTQRPPHKAIARGGSCGGKTKDQDRIRAWAVRNIERLIEALDHHQVYAGQISLQIDANKTALWLGRTPLAAPSASFRTFYDAVMPMLEAAPRTHPISHMHIIAEELTWRDKVQKSLFFEEPQSPLDKLKREINQKLGRFAVRSAETLPLQEIYHDATHNYDICDISGKMCF